One Tamandua tetradactyla isolate mTamTet1 chromosome 20, mTamTet1.pri, whole genome shotgun sequence DNA segment encodes these proteins:
- the LOC143664639 gene encoding olfactory receptor 14C36-like, which produces MLNSTMENEFLLTRFSDVWEYRILHAMLFLLMYLATLMGNLLIVTVTTFNKNLHTPMYFFLRNLSVLDMCYISVTVPKACVTFLTDNRTISGAGCATQIFMVLFCAFVEVMLLTSMAHDRYVAICQPLHYPMIMNHQVCVQMTLFSVLSGVVFAGFHTGNTFRLHFCQSQVVNQFFCDVPLLLKLSCSDTFSNEISIFISAAVIGGGCFVFIIRSYVYIFSTVLKFPTSGEQGKAFSTCVPHILVVSVFLSSGAAVYIKPTSSSRTIQDMITSVFYSIVPPFLNPIIYSLRNKQIMEAMKKVLKRMLYSGK; this is translated from the coding sequence ATGCTGAACTCTACAATGGAGAATGAATTCCTGCTTACACGATTTTCTGATGTGTGGGAGTACAGAATCTTGCATGCCATGCTCTTCCTGCTGATGTACTTGGCAACACTGATGGGGAACCTTCTCATTGTCACTGTGACAACCTTCAACAAGAatcttcacacccccatgtacttcttcctcaggAATCTGTCTGTCTTAGACATGTGCTACATTTCTGTCACTGTCCCCAAGGCCTGTGTCACCTTTCTCACTGACAACAGGACCATCTCAGGGGCTGGGTGTGCAACTCAGATCTTCATGGTCCTCTTTTGTGCATTTGTGGAAGTGATGTTGCTCACCTCCATGGCccatgaccgctatgtggccatctgccagCCCCTCCACTACCCCATGATCATGAACCATCAGGTCTGTGTCCAGATGACACTGTTTTCTGTACTCAGTGGTGTGGTCTTTGCAGGATTCCACACTGGCAACACATTCCGGCTGCACTTCTGTCAGTCCCAAGTGGTAAATCAGTTCTTCTGTGATGTCCCCTTGCTACTGAAGCTCTCCTGCTCTGACACCTTCAGCAatgaaatttcaatttttatctCTGCAGCGGTGATTGGTGGTGGCTGTTTTGTCTTTATTATCAGGTCTtatgtttacatattttctaCTGTGCTCAAGTTTCCAACCAGTGGAGAGCAGGgaaaagccttctccacctgtgtcCCTCACATCCTCGTGGTGTCTGTCTTTCTCAGCTCCGGTGCTGCTGTGTATATAAAGCCAACCTCCTCCTCACGCACAATTCAGGACATGATCACCTCTGTGTTCTATTCTATAGTCCCTCCTTTCCTGAATCCTATTATCTATAGTCTTAGAAACAAACAGATAATGGAGGCTATGAAGAAAGTTTTGAAGAGAATGCTTTATTCAGGAAAGTGA